Proteins co-encoded in one Acidovorax sp. 69 genomic window:
- the ybgC gene encoding tol-pal system-associated acyl-CoA thioesterase gives MAFEFPIRVYWEDTDAGGIVFYANYLKFFERARTEWLRSLGVGQQRLREQTGGMFVVTDAQLRYHRPARLDDELIVTAALQASGRASLTIVQRALLKPEQTTEKAPLLLTEGTIRIGWVDATTMRPARIPSPLLEQLTP, from the coding sequence TTGAGTTTCCGATCCGCGTTTATTGGGAAGACACCGATGCTGGCGGCATCGTGTTCTATGCCAACTACCTCAAGTTCTTTGAGCGCGCCCGCACCGAATGGCTGCGCTCACTGGGCGTGGGCCAGCAGCGATTGCGGGAACAAACCGGCGGCATGTTTGTCGTAACCGATGCCCAGCTGCGCTACCACCGGCCCGCACGGCTGGATGACGAACTGATTGTTACCGCCGCCCTGCAGGCCTCGGGACGCGCATCGTTGACAATAGTGCAGCGCGCGCTCCTGAAACCAGAGCAGACAACCGAAAAAGCCCCGTTGCTGCTGACCGAAGGCACCATCCGCATCGGATGGGTTGATGCCACCACCATGCGCCCTGCAAGAATTCCGAGCCCTCTTCTGGAACAACTCACACCATGA
- the tolQ gene encoding protein TolQ — MNSQNMSIISLVLHASWVVQLVMLLLLGVSVASWAAIFRKLFALKRVKTLNEDFEREFWSGTSLNDLYASAAQNAKQAGPMERIFASGMREYQKLRERRIADPGTLLDGARRAMRASFQREMDVVESSLSFLASVGSVSPYVGLFGTVWGIMHAFTGFAGMEQVTLATVAPGIAEALVATAIGLFSAIPAVIAYNRFARDIDRVATHQETFIEEFSNILQRNLGAQANSASGH, encoded by the coding sequence ATGAACTCCCAAAACATGTCCATCATCTCCCTGGTGCTGCACGCCAGCTGGGTGGTGCAACTCGTCATGCTGCTGCTCTTGGGTGTGTCGGTGGCCAGCTGGGCGGCGATCTTCCGCAAGCTGTTCGCCCTGAAGCGCGTGAAGACCCTGAACGAAGATTTCGAACGCGAGTTCTGGTCGGGCACCAGCCTCAACGACCTGTATGCCAGCGCCGCCCAAAACGCCAAGCAGGCCGGTCCCATGGAACGCATCTTTGCCAGTGGCATGCGCGAATACCAGAAGCTGCGCGAGCGCCGCATCGCAGACCCCGGCACCCTGCTCGACGGCGCCCGCCGTGCCATGCGCGCGAGCTTCCAGCGCGAGATGGATGTGGTCGAGTCCAGCCTGTCTTTCCTCGCTTCGGTGGGCTCGGTATCACCCTATGTGGGCCTGTTCGGCACCGTGTGGGGCATCATGCACGCGTTCACCGGTTTTGCGGGCATGGAGCAGGTCACGCTGGCCACCGTGGCCCCCGGCATTGCCGAAGCGCTGGTCGCTACCGCCATCGGCCTGTTTTCCGCCATCCCCGCCGTGATCGCCTACAACCGCTTTGCCCGCGACATCGACCGCGTGGCCACACACCAGGAGACCTTCATCGAGGAGTTCTCCAACATCCTGCAGCGCAACCTGGGCGCTCAGGCCAATTCCGCCTCGGGGCACTGA
- a CDS encoding biopolymer transporter ExbD, producing MPAMASRGRGRRTINEINMVPFIDVMLVLLIIFMVTAPMLTPGAINMPSAGVSQKPPANIARVILNKDGSIQLKTRDATVTLRSTEVGPAALRWQQAQSKDKDSGILLSADKDLSYETVMKTLGVLKKAGVDRVALEVKQSS from the coding sequence ATGCCCGCCATGGCATCCCGCGGCCGGGGCCGCCGCACCATCAACGAGATCAATATGGTGCCCTTCATTGATGTGATGCTGGTGCTGCTCATCATCTTCATGGTGACCGCACCCATGCTCACACCCGGTGCCATCAACATGCCAAGCGCAGGGGTTTCACAAAAACCCCCAGCCAATATTGCCCGCGTCATCCTCAACAAAGACGGCTCGATTCAACTGAAGACGCGCGACGCAACCGTCACTTTGAGATCGACCGAGGTGGGTCCCGCAGCGCTCCGTTGGCAGCAAGCGCAAAGCAAGGACAAAGACAGCGGCATTCTCTTGAGCGCCGACAAAGATCTCTCCTATGAAACCGTGATGAAGACGCTTGGCGTGTTGAAGAAAGCTGGAGTCGATAGGGTTGCGCTTGAAGTCAAGCAGAGCAGTTGA
- the tolA gene encoding cell envelope integrity protein TolA yields the protein MQAHNDREQFAPPRPPARLRAITLAVLVHAALIGALTWGVNWKNTADQPAVEAELWAAVPTQAAPRAVEPPPPPPVQQVTPPPPPTPPIRAAQPPDTREADIAIEREKKRLEQEKKTREQQQEREKRERERKEDERRDRLEQEKKERLQKEKEKEKDLREKQLAEQKKAEQDKQKKLADDKRKAEETAKRKSETEAKQLAEQREANLRRIQGMAGATGGENATGTAQRSAGPSGSYGGKVAAKVKPNIVYPDAISGNPRAEVEVRLSPDGTIVGKRLVQSSGNKSWDDAVLRALDKTETLPRDVDGRVPSSLTIGFRPQD from the coding sequence ATGCAAGCCCACAACGACCGCGAACAGTTTGCCCCTCCGCGCCCTCCGGCACGGCTGCGCGCCATCACGCTGGCGGTGCTCGTGCATGCGGCGCTGATCGGTGCGCTGACCTGGGGCGTGAACTGGAAGAACACTGCCGACCAGCCTGCCGTAGAGGCTGAACTGTGGGCCGCCGTGCCGACCCAGGCGGCCCCGCGCGCCGTGGAGCCCCCACCGCCACCGCCGGTGCAGCAGGTCACCCCTCCCCCGCCCCCTACGCCCCCCATCCGCGCCGCGCAGCCGCCCGACACGCGCGAGGCCGACATCGCCATCGAGCGCGAGAAGAAGCGCCTGGAGCAGGAAAAGAAGACCCGCGAGCAGCAGCAGGAGCGTGAAAAGCGCGAACGCGAGCGCAAGGAAGACGAACGCCGCGACCGCCTGGAGCAAGAGAAGAAAGAACGCCTGCAAAAGGAAAAAGAAAAAGAGAAGGACCTGCGAGAGAAACAACTGGCCGAGCAGAAGAAGGCGGAGCAGGACAAGCAGAAGAAGCTGGCAGATGACAAGCGCAAGGCGGAAGAAACCGCCAAGCGCAAATCCGAGACCGAGGCCAAGCAGTTGGCCGAGCAGCGCGAGGCCAACCTGCGCCGCATCCAGGGCATGGCGGGGGCCACAGGAGGCGAGAACGCCACAGGGACAGCCCAACGCAGCGCCGGCCCCTCGGGCAGCTACGGTGGCAAGGTGGCGGCCAAGGTCAAGCCCAACATCGTGTACCCCGATGCGATCTCGGGCAACCCACGTGCGGAGGTGGAGGTGCGCCTCTCACCCGACGGCACCATCGTGGGCAAGCGCCTTGTGCAGTCAAGCGGCAACAAGTCCTGGGACGACGCTGTACTGCGCGCCCTGGACAAAACCGAGACCCTGCCGCGCGATGTGGATGGGCGCGTGCCGTCTTCACTGACCATCGGCTTCAGGCCACAGGACTGA